A stretch of Rhododendron vialii isolate Sample 1 chromosome 4a, ASM3025357v1 DNA encodes these proteins:
- the LOC131323992 gene encoding uncharacterized protein LOC131323992, with protein sequence MALPSLVVIKSNYNHKYLRYIQEDGKVHGLLQFSGKEIVSPYVKFAVEAAKYGHGLVHIRCCCNNKYWQRSSKDDKWIAAVGDQPEEDQSKWSCTLFEPLYVGVDAKTIRFRHVQLGNYACLWRAAAPYESCLYAAAPTPGKECDIFIVVNWQSLLILPKKVAFKGSNGNFLTSSWIEDHPYLASTSSDIGDITVGNEVITTVDGSVQIKSDYHGRFWRRSPNWIWADSASNSTEDSDTMFWPIKVDSSNVIALRNLGNNNFCKLLTTEGKTNCLNAAVSTITKEARLEVHETVFSRRIYNCNYRLTDARIYGKTLLTMATGEAINYNNEPSSFSTKLSYTTTKSSTWNYSVSLKLGVKTTFETGLPYILDGKVEVSAEVTGTKGWGETETSTTTVETVYNVTVPPKTKVTVSALATQGTCDVPFSYSQTDNLPDGTSITYNMGDGVYTGINSYDFHYETKEEKL encoded by the coding sequence atggcattaCCGAGCCTTGTGGTGATCAAATCAAACTACAACCACAAATACTTGCGCTACATCCAAGAAGATGGAAAGGTGCACGGGCTACTCCAATTCTCCGGAAAGGAGATTGTGAGCCCGTACGTCAAGTTTGCAGTGGAGGCGGCAAAGTACGGACATGGACTGGTGCACATTCGATGCTGTTGCAACAACAAATACTGGCAAAGGAGTTCGAAAGACGACAAGTGGATCGCTGCGGTGGGTGACCAACCGGAGGAAGACCAAAGCAAATGGTCATGCACATTGTTCGAGCCCCTCTACGTAGGGGTTGACGCTAAAACAATACGATTTCGCCACGTCCAGCTTGGGAACTATGCGTGCTTGTGGAGGGCAGCCGCCCCATACGAGTCATGTCTGTACGCAGCAGCACCAACGCCCGGCAAAGAGTGCGATATCTTCATTGTCGTTAATTGGCAATCATTGTTGATACTGCCAAAAAAAGTCGCATTCAAGGGCTCTAATGGCAACTTCCTCACCTCCTCCTGGATCGAGGACCATCCATATCTGGCATCCACAAGCAGCGACATTGGAGATATAACAGTTGGGAACGAGGTGATTACCACCGTCGATGGGAGCGTCCAAATCAAGTCCGATTACCACGGCAGATTTTGGAGGCGTAGCCCTAATTGGATATGGGCTGACTCAGCAAGCAACTCCACTGAAGACTCCGACACCATGTTTTGGCCGATTAAAGTAGATAGCAGCAATGTAATTGCTCTCCGCAACTTGGGTAACAACAATTTCTGTAAGTTACTAACCACGGAGGGTAAGACAAATTGTCTTAATGCCGCTGTCTCCACCATTACCAAAGAAGCACGGTTGGAGGTGCACGAAACTGTTTTCTCAAGGAGAATCTATAATTGCAATTATCGCCTCACAGATGCCAGGATCTACGGAAAAACCCTCCTCACCATGGCCACCGGAGAAGCCATTAACTACAACAATGAGCCAAGCTCCTTCAGCACAAAGCTCTCGTACACAACGACTAAGAGCAGTACTTGGAATTATAGCGTTTCATTGAAGTTGGGTGTCAAAACAACCTTCGAAACAGGCCTTCCGTACATCCTGGATGGAAAGGTTGAAGTTTCCGCTGAGGTTACCGGAACAAAGGGGTGGGGAGAAACTGAGACTTCAACAACCACAGTGGAGACTGTGTACAATGTTACCGTGCCGCCAAAAACTAAGGTGACGGTAAGTGCGCTAGCCACGCAGGGTACATGTGACGTTCCCTTCTCCTACTCTCAGACCGACAATCTTCCTGACGGGACATCTATTACTTACAACATGGGAGACGGCGTTTACACTGGTATCAATTCCTACGACTTCCATTACGAGACCAAAGAAGAAAAGCTGTGA
- the LOC131324199 gene encoding serine/threonine-protein kinase RIPK-like isoform X6 has protein sequence MFDKRNLIGPTQFGEVYRGKICEGMSGSKAKNVIVKRWDEKSDPLVGKDEYLMVKEEVMFLTDASVVDHPNLVNVIGYCCDEQVRGVVYDLDPVDTLHNMMLKDDFTWLRRIKVALGFLRLLEFLHGHDKPYLVFNIDACHIMLDQEFNPILFDFGLMSGGIIGELSYPKKFIYMSLGYVDPFFVDTGMRHDLSCDVFSYGVILIELIAKIAIDLEKSVKLMDLPDERAKLVYKPGFSLVQESLEKDPGYDATDGPMISNLAMRCVEYFPENRPTMKEVVEQLEGLRVVKLHGDGLGPSN, from the exons ATGTTTGACAAAAGAAACTTAATTGGACCAACTCAATTTGGTGAGGTTTATCGAGGAAAGATCTGTGAAGGCATGTCTGGAAGCAAGGCAAAAAATGTGATTGTGAAGAGATGGGATGAAAAATCAGATCCTCTTGTTGGAAAGGATGAGTATCTCATGGTTAAG GAAGAGGTAATGTTCCTGACAGATGCCAGTGTGGTTGATCACCCAAACTTGGTAAATGTGATTGGTTACTGTTGTGATGAACAAGTAAGGGGTGTTGTGTATGATCTTGATCCAGTGGACACGTTGCATAACATGATGTTGAAAG ACGATTTCACTTGGCTACGGAGAATTAAAGTTGCCCTTGGTTTTTTACGCCTCCTTGAGTTTCTACATGGTCATGATAAGCCTTACCTGGTTTTTAATATTGACGCTTGTCATATAATGCTTGATCAG GAATTCAACCCTATACTATTTGACTTTGGACTGATGAGTGGAGGCATTATTGGTGAACTAAGTTATCCAAAAAAGTTTATATACATGTCTCTAGGCTATGTCGATCCATTTTTTGTTGATACAG GTATGCGGCACGACCTATCCTGTGATGTATTTTCATATGGTGTTATCCTGATCGAATTGATAGCCAAAATAGCTATTGATCTGGAAAAGTCGGTGAAACTAATGGATCTGCCAGATGAGCGGGCAAAACTTGTATACAAGCCTGGTTTTTCCCTTGTCCAGGAAAGTTTGGAGAAAGACCCGGGTTATGACGCTACTGATGGTCCCATGATCTCAAATCTGGCGATGCGTTGTGTGGAATATTTTCCGGAGAATCGCCCAACTATGAAGGAAGTTGTAGAGCAGCTAGAGGGTTTGCGAGTTGTTAAACTTCATGGTGATGGATTAGGCCCGTCGAACTGA
- the LOC131324199 gene encoding serine/threonine-protein kinase RIPK-like isoform X2 — protein sequence MASEIAAPIALMKRLSINPDVSDLLEAIKLGSRREHFTKPFEFTSEQICTFTDMFDKRNLIGPTQFGEVYRGKICEGMSGSKAKNVIVKRWDEKSDPLVGKDEYLMVKAQVMFLTDASVVDHPNLVNVIGYCCDEQVRGVVYDLDPVDTLHNMMLKDDFTWLRRIKVALGFLRLLEFLHGHDKPYLVFNIDACHIMLDQEFNPILFDFGLMSGGIIGELSYPKKFIYMSLGYVDPFFVDTGMRHDLSCDVFSYGVILIELIAKIAIDLEKSVKLMDLPDERAKLVYKPGFSLVQESLEKDPGYDATDGPMISNLAMRCVEYFPENRPTMKEVVEQLEGLRVVKLHGDGLGPSN from the exons AAGCAATAAAGTTAGGGAGCAGGAGGGAGCATTTTACAAAGCCATTTGAATTCACATCTGAGCAGATATGCACATTCACTGACATGTTTGACAAAAGAAACTTAATTGGACCAACTCAATTTGGTGAGGTTTATCGAGGAAAGATCTGTGAAGGCATGTCTGGAAGCAAGGCAAAAAATGTGATTGTGAAGAGATGGGATGAAAAATCAGATCCTCTTGTTGGAAAGGATGAGTATCTCATGGTTAAGGCAC AGGTAATGTTCCTGACAGATGCCAGTGTGGTTGATCACCCAAACTTGGTAAATGTGATTGGTTACTGTTGTGATGAACAAGTAAGGGGTGTTGTGTATGATCTTGATCCAGTGGACACGTTGCATAACATGATGTTGAAAG ACGATTTCACTTGGCTACGGAGAATTAAAGTTGCCCTTGGTTTTTTACGCCTCCTTGAGTTTCTACATGGTCATGATAAGCCTTACCTGGTTTTTAATATTGACGCTTGTCATATAATGCTTGATCAG GAATTCAACCCTATACTATTTGACTTTGGACTGATGAGTGGAGGCATTATTGGTGAACTAAGTTATCCAAAAAAGTTTATATACATGTCTCTAGGCTATGTCGATCCATTTTTTGTTGATACAG GTATGCGGCACGACCTATCCTGTGATGTATTTTCATATGGTGTTATCCTGATCGAATTGATAGCCAAAATAGCTATTGATCTGGAAAAGTCGGTGAAACTAATGGATCTGCCAGATGAGCGGGCAAAACTTGTATACAAGCCTGGTTTTTCCCTTGTCCAGGAAAGTTTGGAGAAAGACCCGGGTTATGACGCTACTGATGGTCCCATGATCTCAAATCTGGCGATGCGTTGTGTGGAATATTTTCCGGAGAATCGCCCAACTATGAAGGAAGTTGTAGAGCAGCTAGAGGGTTTGCGAGTTGTTAAACTTCATGGTGATGGATTAGGCCCGTCGAACTGA
- the LOC131324199 gene encoding serine/threonine-protein kinase RIPK-like isoform X3: MASEIAAPIALMKRLSINPDVSDLLAIKLGSRREHFTKPFEFTSEQICTFTDMFDKRNLIGPTQFGEVYRGKICEGMSGSKAKNVIVKRWDEKSDPLVGKDEYLMVKEEVMFLTDASVVDHPNLVNVIGYCCDEQVRGVVYDLDPVDTLHNMMLKDDFTWLRRIKVALGFLRLLEFLHGHDKPYLVFNIDACHIMLDQEFNPILFDFGLMSGGIIGELSYPKKFIYMSLGYVDPFFVDTGMRHDLSCDVFSYGVILIELIAKIAIDLEKSVKLMDLPDERAKLVYKPGFSLVQESLEKDPGYDATDGPMISNLAMRCVEYFPENRPTMKEVVEQLEGLRVVKLHGDGLGPSN; this comes from the exons CAATAAAGTTAGGGAGCAGGAGGGAGCATTTTACAAAGCCATTTGAATTCACATCTGAGCAGATATGCACATTCACTGACATGTTTGACAAAAGAAACTTAATTGGACCAACTCAATTTGGTGAGGTTTATCGAGGAAAGATCTGTGAAGGCATGTCTGGAAGCAAGGCAAAAAATGTGATTGTGAAGAGATGGGATGAAAAATCAGATCCTCTTGTTGGAAAGGATGAGTATCTCATGGTTAAG GAAGAGGTAATGTTCCTGACAGATGCCAGTGTGGTTGATCACCCAAACTTGGTAAATGTGATTGGTTACTGTTGTGATGAACAAGTAAGGGGTGTTGTGTATGATCTTGATCCAGTGGACACGTTGCATAACATGATGTTGAAAG ACGATTTCACTTGGCTACGGAGAATTAAAGTTGCCCTTGGTTTTTTACGCCTCCTTGAGTTTCTACATGGTCATGATAAGCCTTACCTGGTTTTTAATATTGACGCTTGTCATATAATGCTTGATCAG GAATTCAACCCTATACTATTTGACTTTGGACTGATGAGTGGAGGCATTATTGGTGAACTAAGTTATCCAAAAAAGTTTATATACATGTCTCTAGGCTATGTCGATCCATTTTTTGTTGATACAG GTATGCGGCACGACCTATCCTGTGATGTATTTTCATATGGTGTTATCCTGATCGAATTGATAGCCAAAATAGCTATTGATCTGGAAAAGTCGGTGAAACTAATGGATCTGCCAGATGAGCGGGCAAAACTTGTATACAAGCCTGGTTTTTCCCTTGTCCAGGAAAGTTTGGAGAAAGACCCGGGTTATGACGCTACTGATGGTCCCATGATCTCAAATCTGGCGATGCGTTGTGTGGAATATTTTCCGGAGAATCGCCCAACTATGAAGGAAGTTGTAGAGCAGCTAGAGGGTTTGCGAGTTGTTAAACTTCATGGTGATGGATTAGGCCCGTCGAACTGA
- the LOC131324199 gene encoding serine/threonine-protein kinase RIPK-like isoform X4 produces the protein MRAVVIVTKSKAIKLGSRREHFTKPFEFTSEQICTFTDMFDKRNLIGPTQFGEVYRGKICEGMSGSKAKNVIVKRWDEKSDPLVGKDEYLMVKEEVMFLTDASVVDHPNLVNVIGYCCDEQVRGVVYDLDPVDTLHNMMLKDDFTWLRRIKVALGFLRLLEFLHGHDKPYLVFNIDACHIMLDQEFNPILFDFGLMSGGIIGELSYPKKFIYMSLGYVDPFFVDTGMRHDLSCDVFSYGVILIELIAKIAIDLEKSVKLMDLPDERAKLVYKPGFSLVQESLEKDPGYDATDGPMISNLAMRCVEYFPENRPTMKEVVEQLEGLRVVKLHGDGLGPSN, from the exons AAGCAATAAAGTTAGGGAGCAGGAGGGAGCATTTTACAAAGCCATTTGAATTCACATCTGAGCAGATATGCACATTCACTGACATGTTTGACAAAAGAAACTTAATTGGACCAACTCAATTTGGTGAGGTTTATCGAGGAAAGATCTGTGAAGGCATGTCTGGAAGCAAGGCAAAAAATGTGATTGTGAAGAGATGGGATGAAAAATCAGATCCTCTTGTTGGAAAGGATGAGTATCTCATGGTTAAG GAAGAGGTAATGTTCCTGACAGATGCCAGTGTGGTTGATCACCCAAACTTGGTAAATGTGATTGGTTACTGTTGTGATGAACAAGTAAGGGGTGTTGTGTATGATCTTGATCCAGTGGACACGTTGCATAACATGATGTTGAAAG ACGATTTCACTTGGCTACGGAGAATTAAAGTTGCCCTTGGTTTTTTACGCCTCCTTGAGTTTCTACATGGTCATGATAAGCCTTACCTGGTTTTTAATATTGACGCTTGTCATATAATGCTTGATCAG GAATTCAACCCTATACTATTTGACTTTGGACTGATGAGTGGAGGCATTATTGGTGAACTAAGTTATCCAAAAAAGTTTATATACATGTCTCTAGGCTATGTCGATCCATTTTTTGTTGATACAG GTATGCGGCACGACCTATCCTGTGATGTATTTTCATATGGTGTTATCCTGATCGAATTGATAGCCAAAATAGCTATTGATCTGGAAAAGTCGGTGAAACTAATGGATCTGCCAGATGAGCGGGCAAAACTTGTATACAAGCCTGGTTTTTCCCTTGTCCAGGAAAGTTTGGAGAAAGACCCGGGTTATGACGCTACTGATGGTCCCATGATCTCAAATCTGGCGATGCGTTGTGTGGAATATTTTCCGGAGAATCGCCCAACTATGAAGGAAGTTGTAGAGCAGCTAGAGGGTTTGCGAGTTGTTAAACTTCATGGTGATGGATTAGGCCCGTCGAACTGA
- the LOC131324199 gene encoding serine/threonine-protein kinase RIPK-like isoform X1 codes for MASEIAAPIALMKRLSINPDVSDLLEAIKLGSRREHFTKPFEFTSEQICTFTDMFDKRNLIGPTQFGEVYRGKICEGMSGSKAKNVIVKRWDEKSDPLVGKDEYLMVKEEVMFLTDASVVDHPNLVNVIGYCCDEQVRGVVYDLDPVDTLHNMMLKDDFTWLRRIKVALGFLRLLEFLHGHDKPYLVFNIDACHIMLDQEFNPILFDFGLMSGGIIGELSYPKKFIYMSLGYVDPFFVDTGMRHDLSCDVFSYGVILIELIAKIAIDLEKSVKLMDLPDERAKLVYKPGFSLVQESLEKDPGYDATDGPMISNLAMRCVEYFPENRPTMKEVVEQLEGLRVVKLHGDGLGPSN; via the exons AAGCAATAAAGTTAGGGAGCAGGAGGGAGCATTTTACAAAGCCATTTGAATTCACATCTGAGCAGATATGCACATTCACTGACATGTTTGACAAAAGAAACTTAATTGGACCAACTCAATTTGGTGAGGTTTATCGAGGAAAGATCTGTGAAGGCATGTCTGGAAGCAAGGCAAAAAATGTGATTGTGAAGAGATGGGATGAAAAATCAGATCCTCTTGTTGGAAAGGATGAGTATCTCATGGTTAAG GAAGAGGTAATGTTCCTGACAGATGCCAGTGTGGTTGATCACCCAAACTTGGTAAATGTGATTGGTTACTGTTGTGATGAACAAGTAAGGGGTGTTGTGTATGATCTTGATCCAGTGGACACGTTGCATAACATGATGTTGAAAG ACGATTTCACTTGGCTACGGAGAATTAAAGTTGCCCTTGGTTTTTTACGCCTCCTTGAGTTTCTACATGGTCATGATAAGCCTTACCTGGTTTTTAATATTGACGCTTGTCATATAATGCTTGATCAG GAATTCAACCCTATACTATTTGACTTTGGACTGATGAGTGGAGGCATTATTGGTGAACTAAGTTATCCAAAAAAGTTTATATACATGTCTCTAGGCTATGTCGATCCATTTTTTGTTGATACAG GTATGCGGCACGACCTATCCTGTGATGTATTTTCATATGGTGTTATCCTGATCGAATTGATAGCCAAAATAGCTATTGATCTGGAAAAGTCGGTGAAACTAATGGATCTGCCAGATGAGCGGGCAAAACTTGTATACAAGCCTGGTTTTTCCCTTGTCCAGGAAAGTTTGGAGAAAGACCCGGGTTATGACGCTACTGATGGTCCCATGATCTCAAATCTGGCGATGCGTTGTGTGGAATATTTTCCGGAGAATCGCCCAACTATGAAGGAAGTTGTAGAGCAGCTAGAGGGTTTGCGAGTTGTTAAACTTCATGGTGATGGATTAGGCCCGTCGAACTGA
- the LOC131324199 gene encoding serine/threonine-protein kinase RIPK-like isoform X5: MRAVVIVTKSTIKLGSRREHFTKPFEFTSEQICTFTDMFDKRNLIGPTQFGEVYRGKICEGMSGSKAKNVIVKRWDEKSDPLVGKDEYLMVKEEVMFLTDASVVDHPNLVNVIGYCCDEQVRGVVYDLDPVDTLHNMMLKDDFTWLRRIKVALGFLRLLEFLHGHDKPYLVFNIDACHIMLDQEFNPILFDFGLMSGGIIGELSYPKKFIYMSLGYVDPFFVDTGMRHDLSCDVFSYGVILIELIAKIAIDLEKSVKLMDLPDERAKLVYKPGFSLVQESLEKDPGYDATDGPMISNLAMRCVEYFPENRPTMKEVVEQLEGLRVVKLHGDGLGPSN, translated from the exons CAATAAAGTTAGGGAGCAGGAGGGAGCATTTTACAAAGCCATTTGAATTCACATCTGAGCAGATATGCACATTCACTGACATGTTTGACAAAAGAAACTTAATTGGACCAACTCAATTTGGTGAGGTTTATCGAGGAAAGATCTGTGAAGGCATGTCTGGAAGCAAGGCAAAAAATGTGATTGTGAAGAGATGGGATGAAAAATCAGATCCTCTTGTTGGAAAGGATGAGTATCTCATGGTTAAG GAAGAGGTAATGTTCCTGACAGATGCCAGTGTGGTTGATCACCCAAACTTGGTAAATGTGATTGGTTACTGTTGTGATGAACAAGTAAGGGGTGTTGTGTATGATCTTGATCCAGTGGACACGTTGCATAACATGATGTTGAAAG ACGATTTCACTTGGCTACGGAGAATTAAAGTTGCCCTTGGTTTTTTACGCCTCCTTGAGTTTCTACATGGTCATGATAAGCCTTACCTGGTTTTTAATATTGACGCTTGTCATATAATGCTTGATCAG GAATTCAACCCTATACTATTTGACTTTGGACTGATGAGTGGAGGCATTATTGGTGAACTAAGTTATCCAAAAAAGTTTATATACATGTCTCTAGGCTATGTCGATCCATTTTTTGTTGATACAG GTATGCGGCACGACCTATCCTGTGATGTATTTTCATATGGTGTTATCCTGATCGAATTGATAGCCAAAATAGCTATTGATCTGGAAAAGTCGGTGAAACTAATGGATCTGCCAGATGAGCGGGCAAAACTTGTATACAAGCCTGGTTTTTCCCTTGTCCAGGAAAGTTTGGAGAAAGACCCGGGTTATGACGCTACTGATGGTCCCATGATCTCAAATCTGGCGATGCGTTGTGTGGAATATTTTCCGGAGAATCGCCCAACTATGAAGGAAGTTGTAGAGCAGCTAGAGGGTTTGCGAGTTGTTAAACTTCATGGTGATGGATTAGGCCCGTCGAACTGA